One window from the genome of Cryptomeria japonica chromosome 6, Sugi_1.0, whole genome shotgun sequence encodes:
- the LOC131043655 gene encoding transcription termination factor MTERF9, chloroplastic — protein sequence MNTMLSRTLFVVAAAPTNSNLCCKRFLTHSFHFRNAFSTEAHSQTLFLQFASTKLELSAADISWILKRRPQLQNLRNLHNVEKVIHSLKKHGCTEAQIAKILRGHCQLIGSAETILEPKLKLLEDFGFVDQNLAKLMTRNPCFLSNSLENNIFPTMEFLKNVFQSQGVFIKALLRAPRLLSYSLEKTLKPSLSFWEGWGFSGAKLVSFLQTNPNVLQRTSLTPGQMDLINKIGIDKESKIFKYILGIVAMGRTETLEAKIENLKLCGLSVEEIRQLLGAVPLVLCFSKESVSEKMNFIVNNMELSVHHVVKHPWLLQISLEKTMRPRFLVWQKIKSINALELPLLTLLTMTEAKFVHNIIKGHAESKLLWTIYENAISNASNRTKNSTKENFE from the coding sequence ATGAACACCATGTTAAGCCGCACACTGTTTGTTGTTGCAGCAGCTCCCACTAACTCCAATTTATGTTGCAAACGGTTTCTTACACACTCATTTCATTTTCGCAATGCTTTCTCAACTGAAGCTCATTCGCAGACCCTCTTTTTACAATTTGCCTCCACCAAACTTGAACTGTCTGCGGCCGACATCTCATGGATTCTCAAGCGGCGACCCCAATTGCAGAACCTTCGAAACCTCCACAACGTAGAGAAGGTTATTCATTCGTTGAAGAAACATGGCTGCACCGAAGCCCAAATTGCCAAAATATTAAGGGGACATTGCCAGCTTATCGGATCTGCAGAAACAATATTGGAACCTAAGCTCAAACTCCTGGAAGATTTCGGTTTTGTGGATCAAAATCTGGCAAAACTTATGACGAGAAATCCATGCTTTTTGAGCAATAGCCTGGAGAACAACATTTTTCCCACGATGGAGTTTCTGAAGAATGTATTTCAGTCTCAAGGCGTATTCATTAAAGCCCTGTTAAGAGCACCAAGACTTCTCAGTTATAGCTTGGAGAAGACCCTGAAGCCCTCGCTTTCTTTCTGGGAAGGATGGGGTTTTTCTGGGGCGAAGCTCGTAAGCTTCTTACAGACAAATCCGAACGTTCTCCAACGCACGTCTCTAACGCCTGGACAGATGGATCTCATCAACAAGATTGGCATTGACAAAGAGAGCAAAATATTCAAATATATTTTAGGTATAGTGGCTATGGGCCGCACGGAAACGTTAGAGGCCAAGATAGAGAATCTCAAACTCTGTGGGCTTTCGGTTGAAGAAATCCGGCAACTACTTGGAGCTGTCCCTCTAGTCCTTTGTTTCTCCAAAGAAAGCGTTAGTGAAAAGATGAACTTTATAGTTAATAACATGGAGCTCTCTGTACATCATGTAGTGAAGCATCCTTGGTTGTTGCAAATCAGTTTGGAAAAGACTATGAGACCCAGGTTTTTGGTTTGGCAGAAAATCAAATCCATCAATGCCCTCGAGCTTCCTCTTTTGACACTATTGACGATGACAGAGGCAAAGTTTGTTCACAACATTATAAAAGGGCACGCTGAATCTAAATTACTGTGGACAATTTATGAAAATGCCATCTCTAACGCCTCCAACCGCACAAAGAACTcaacaaaagaaaattttgaatag